The following are encoded together in the Bacteroidales bacterium MB20-C3-3 genome:
- a CDS encoding acetate--CoA ligase family protein gives MITKELLSPKSIVVVGGSDDTKKTGGSALRNLINTGYSGKLMVVNPKASTVQGVTSFKTLEELPQVDLAILAIPAQACPQTVDYLCSNKGCKAVIIYSAGFHEDSEEGAILERKIVESVKQAGASLIGPNCIGVLTPDYAGLFTQPIPELSKDGVDIISGSGATVVFILEAAMQMGLKFSSVFSVGNSAQIGVEDLLKHLDETYIHGISAPVKLLYIENISKPDLLLKHSKSLISKGARIAAVKSGSSEAGSRAASSHTGAMASPDVAVSALFNKAGIIRCNSRSELVTVGSILMYPRPKGKRVAIITHAGGPAVMLTDILSSNGLEIPSFSGAKAELLLSQLYPGSSVANPIDFLATGTADQLSAIIDSCQTDFDVDSMAVIFGSPGLTSVYDVYNILLEKIKTSAKPIYPILPSIVNVKEEIAQFQEKGGISFSDEVTFGSALAKVLAVDLPESEIELPPVDHKLIRKIINNSSNGYLSPYDVQKLLDAAGIERAKEAVADNQNNLRKYAREIGYPLVMKVIGPVHKSDVGGVALNITDDETLVSEFNRMMKIPDTTSVLLQPMLTGTQLFAGAKREDDYGHIIMCGLGGIFVEALGDITSRLAPVSNREANDMITSLKGYKIIKGTRGQDGVNETIYRDAIRRLSALCVAAPEIFEMDINPLLGNSRQVIAVDARIRIEK, from the coding sequence ATGATAACAAAAGAGCTACTGTCACCAAAAAGTATTGTTGTGGTTGGAGGGTCGGACGACACAAAAAAAACGGGGGGGAGCGCCCTGAGAAACCTTATTAATACCGGCTACAGCGGAAAACTAATGGTAGTAAATCCTAAGGCTAGTACTGTTCAGGGAGTTACCAGCTTTAAGACTCTAGAGGAGTTACCTCAAGTTGATTTGGCAATTCTGGCAATTCCAGCACAAGCTTGTCCTCAAACAGTTGATTATCTATGTTCAAATAAAGGATGTAAAGCTGTAATAATTTATTCAGCAGGATTTCATGAAGATAGTGAAGAGGGGGCGATACTGGAGAGAAAAATTGTTGAGTCGGTAAAGCAAGCTGGTGCATCTTTAATTGGGCCTAACTGTATTGGAGTACTGACACCTGATTATGCAGGCCTTTTTACTCAACCTATACCAGAACTAAGTAAAGATGGTGTTGATATTATATCCGGTTCGGGCGCAACAGTTGTCTTTATTCTTGAGGCAGCAATGCAGATGGGTTTAAAATTCTCATCTGTGTTTTCTGTAGGTAATAGTGCTCAAATTGGAGTCGAGGACTTACTAAAGCACCTTGATGAAACATATATCCATGGAATTAGCGCTCCAGTAAAATTATTGTATATAGAGAATATATCAAAACCTGATCTACTCCTTAAACACTCAAAATCTCTAATTTCAAAAGGAGCCAGAATTGCAGCTGTTAAATCTGGATCAAGTGAAGCCGGGAGCAGAGCTGCATCTTCTCATACCGGTGCTATGGCAAGTCCTGATGTAGCTGTCTCAGCACTTTTCAACAAAGCTGGAATTATTAGATGTAACAGCAGAAGCGAACTTGTTACCGTTGGATCGATTTTAATGTATCCCAGACCAAAAGGGAAAAGAGTAGCAATTATTACTCATGCCGGTGGGCCTGCAGTTATGTTAACAGATATTTTATCATCGAATGGCCTTGAAATTCCATCCTTTTCAGGAGCTAAGGCCGAATTACTATTAAGCCAACTCTACCCAGGCTCATCTGTTGCAAACCCTATTGATTTTCTTGCAACCGGGACAGCTGATCAGCTTTCTGCAATAATAGACAGTTGTCAAACAGATTTTGATGTTGATTCAATGGCTGTAATTTTTGGTTCACCCGGACTCACATCAGTATACGATGTATACAATATCCTGCTGGAAAAAATTAAGACTTCAGCGAAGCCAATCTATCCTATATTACCATCAATAGTAAATGTTAAAGAGGAGATTGCCCAATTTCAGGAAAAAGGAGGAATTAGTTTTTCTGATGAAGTTACATTTGGGTCTGCTTTAGCAAAAGTTCTAGCTGTAGACTTACCAGAGTCAGAAATTGAGTTACCTCCGGTAGATCACAAGCTTATTCGTAAGATAATAAATAACTCTTCTAATGGATATCTTTCCCCGTATGATGTCCAGAAATTACTTGATGCTGCAGGTATTGAGAGGGCGAAAGAGGCTGTCGCCGATAATCAGAACAATTTGAGAAAGTATGCTAGAGAAATTGGTTATCCTTTGGTTATGAAAGTAATAGGCCCTGTTCACAAATCAGATGTAGGAGGAGTCGCACTTAATATTACTGATGATGAAACTCTTGTGTCTGAATTTAACAGAATGATGAAAATTCCCGATACCACCTCTGTTCTGCTTCAGCCTATGCTTACAGGAACTCAGCTGTTTGCAGGTGCAAAAAGAGAAGATGATTATGGTCACATCATTATGTGCGGATTAGGAGGAATATTTGTTGAAGCATTGGGTGATATTACTTCCAGACTTGCTCCTGTTTCAAACAGAGAGGCAAACGATATGATTACCTCTCTGAAAGGGTATAAAATTATTAAAGGGACAAGAGGGCAAGATGGTGTAAATGAAACTATCTACAGAGATGCAATTAGAAGGTTATCTGCTCTTTGTGTTGCTGCACCGGAGATATTTGAAATGGACATTAATCCTCTGCTTGGCAATTCAAGGCAGGTAATAGCGGTTGATGCAAGAATCAGAATAGAGAAATAG
- a CDS encoding radical SAM protein: protein MRFIWLDINSSYSHSSLAIPSLDAQLESSIRDKAFWDVVSGTLSANYYEIINKVITRKPDVIFSTFWLFNSHYNLTVLKKLKALIPEVRIIIGGPEFLGDNYHFLLNNPEIEAVVRGDGEILYPKLVNSIINNIPVYKLEGVCTFFEDNYYDNKRAFTDSVSHLKIPEESIYFNYSKPFVQIETSRGCFNTCNFCVSGLKERVTYIDYNSLKGRLDNLKKRGVRHIRILDRTFNAHSQHACELLTIMKQYEGSLSFHIEVHPAFLSDSLKSLLKTIPAGLIHAEVGIQSLNDNVLKTSGRKGSSMGSIEGLRFLKSLGTIEIHTDLIIGLPGYNLNELFNDYKFLVKMDVDEIQVELLKLLPGTEFRINYKKYGLKFSPVPPYEILESDVMTFDQTRKAMTLSRFSDLWYNNSEWKYLISLLINNQSEFLDNFIEYISKIDISNISSEKCGLILYNFIKKFLPEYIKDISNLWLKNGYSLNKEPGKIANRFERYYTGIYFPFEKSNFEDYSYYYIDKQNYTYWYSFNKSSKRLKHYISLSKSLNMITESKIFD, encoded by the coding sequence ATGCGATTTATTTGGTTAGATATAAACTCTTCATATTCCCACTCCTCTCTGGCAATCCCCTCTCTTGACGCTCAATTAGAATCCAGTATCAGAGATAAAGCCTTTTGGGATGTTGTATCAGGCACATTATCTGCCAATTACTATGAAATTATTAATAAAGTCATTACTAGAAAGCCAGATGTAATTTTTTCTACATTCTGGCTTTTTAATTCTCACTATAACCTAACTGTTTTAAAAAAACTTAAAGCATTAATCCCTGAAGTAAGGATTATAATAGGCGGTCCTGAATTTCTGGGAGACAACTATCATTTTCTTCTTAATAATCCTGAAATTGAAGCTGTAGTAAGAGGAGATGGTGAGATACTTTACCCAAAATTAGTTAATTCTATAATCAATAATATTCCTGTTTATAAATTAGAAGGGGTTTGTACCTTTTTTGAAGATAATTATTACGACAATAAAAGGGCATTTACAGATTCTGTTTCACACTTAAAAATCCCTGAAGAGTCAATTTATTTTAATTATAGCAAGCCATTTGTGCAGATTGAAACATCTAGAGGTTGTTTTAACACTTGCAACTTCTGTGTCAGCGGGTTAAAAGAGAGGGTTACCTATATTGACTATAACTCTTTAAAAGGGAGGCTGGATAATCTAAAAAAAAGAGGAGTCAGACACATAAGAATTCTGGACAGAACTTTTAATGCACATTCTCAACATGCTTGCGAACTGTTAACAATTATGAAACAATATGAAGGCTCCTTGTCTTTTCATATTGAGGTTCATCCTGCATTCCTCTCAGATTCTTTAAAGAGCTTATTAAAAACAATCCCTGCTGGTCTGATACATGCTGAAGTAGGCATTCAAAGTTTAAATGACAATGTTTTAAAGACATCCGGGAGAAAAGGCTCTTCCATGGGGTCTATTGAAGGCCTCAGGTTTCTAAAATCATTAGGTACTATTGAAATTCACACTGATCTTATTATTGGACTACCCGGATATAATCTCAACGAGCTATTCAATGATTATAAATTTCTTGTTAAAATGGATGTTGATGAGATACAGGTAGAGTTGTTGAAACTACTACCGGGAACTGAGTTCCGTATTAATTACAAAAAATATGGGTTGAAATTCTCTCCAGTTCCTCCATATGAAATCCTTGAATCAGATGTTATGACTTTTGACCAAACAAGAAAAGCTATGACACTTTCAAGATTCTCTGATTTATGGTATAATAATTCTGAGTGGAAATATTTGATTTCGTTATTAATAAATAATCAAAGCGAGTTTCTTGATAATTTTATTGAATACATCTCTAAAATCGACATATCAAATATAAGTTCAGAAAAATGCGGACTTATTCTATACAACTTTATTAAAAAGTTTCTACCGGAATATATTAAAGATATTTCAAATTTATGGTTAAAAAATGGCTACTCTCTTAATAAAGAGCCAGGGAAAATTGCAAACAGATTTGAACGATATTATACGGGTATCTATTTCCCTTTTGAGAAGAGCAATTTTGAGGATTACTCTTATTACTATATTGACAAACAAAATTATACATATTGGTATTCATTTAACAAAAGTTCAAAAAGACTAAAACATTACATTTCTTTATCTAAATCACTAAATATGATTACAGAAAGTAAGATATTTGATTAA
- a CDS encoding rubredoxin gives MKKYVCVVCDYVYDPEKGDPDGGILPGTAFEDIPEDWLCPVCGVGKEDFEPIED, from the coding sequence ATGAAAAAATATGTTTGTGTCGTTTGTGATTATGTTTACGACCCGGAAAAAGGTGATCCGGATGGAGGTATTTTACCGGGAACTGCTTTTGAAGATATTCCTGAAGATTGGCTTTGTCCGGTTTGTGGTGTAGGCAAAGAGGATTTTGAACCCATTGAAGATTAA
- a CDS encoding amidohydrolase, with product MRSLLIKNAINEGKEEDILVIDNKIHKIDSDIIYQADKTIDGKGKWIIPGFINMHTHAAMTLMRGIGEDMYLKEWLEDKIWPVEQKLDDELVYWGTKLACLEMVKTGTTTFNDQYWRVPAAIKAVEEAGLRSVQPFVILDLLDLSKSSKIKEDCEALFQESKTWSDLHKFAIGIHSPYSVSEEMIVWGSEYARSRGLLLHIHLSETEWENSESIKKHGVSPTAYLDKLGVLGPEVIAAHSLWLSDSDIEILANKGVTVVHNINSNLKIASGFKFRYNEMRDAGINVTIGTDGCASSNNLDMLEAMKTAALVQKAWRYDPTSLPINELMKLSTTNGGKALGIKTGKIEEGWLADFSLIDIDNYAFTPNINFYANLIYSANSSCIDTVICDGKIVMENRIVPGELETINNVNRLYKKLL from the coding sequence ATGAGATCTTTATTGATTAAAAATGCAATAAACGAGGGGAAAGAGGAAGATATTCTTGTTATTGATAACAAAATTCACAAAATAGATAGTGATATTATTTATCAAGCTGATAAAACTATTGATGGTAAAGGTAAATGGATAATACCTGGATTTATTAACATGCATACTCATGCTGCTATGACTCTCATGAGGGGAATAGGAGAGGATATGTATTTAAAAGAGTGGCTTGAAGATAAAATTTGGCCTGTTGAGCAGAAACTTGACGATGAATTAGTCTATTGGGGGACAAAACTTGCTTGTCTTGAGATGGTTAAAACTGGAACTACTACCTTTAACGATCAGTATTGGCGTGTCCCTGCAGCTATAAAAGCTGTTGAAGAGGCTGGGCTAAGATCTGTTCAGCCTTTTGTAATCTTAGATTTATTAGATTTATCAAAATCTTCAAAAATTAAAGAAGATTGCGAGGCTTTATTTCAAGAATCTAAAACATGGAGTGACCTCCATAAATTTGCCATTGGTATACATTCACCATACAGTGTATCCGAGGAGATGATTGTTTGGGGATCTGAATATGCCAGGAGCAGGGGACTGTTGCTTCATATTCATCTTTCTGAAACAGAATGGGAAAATTCTGAGTCAATAAAGAAACATGGTGTTTCTCCGACAGCATATCTTGACAAGCTTGGTGTTTTAGGACCAGAAGTAATAGCTGCCCATTCGTTATGGCTCAGTGATTCTGATATTGAAATACTTGCTAACAAAGGTGTTACAGTGGTGCATAATATTAATTCAAATTTAAAAATTGCATCCGGCTTCAAATTCCGATATAATGAAATGAGAGATGCCGGCATTAATGTAACTATTGGTACTGATGGATGTGCATCTTCAAATAATCTTGATATGCTAGAGGCTATGAAAACAGCTGCGCTTGTCCAAAAAGCCTGGAGATATGATCCAACATCTCTTCCAATTAATGAACTTATGAAATTATCCACAACAAATGGCGGAAAGGCTCTGGGTATAAAAACCGGAAAAATTGAAGAGGGTTGGCTAGCTGATTTCAGTCTGATAGATATTGATAATTATGCATTTACTCCCAATATAAATTTTTACGCAAATCTTATATACTCTGCGAACAGTTCATGCATTGATACTGTTATTTGTGATGGAAAGATTGTCATGGAAAATAGAATTGTCCCCGGTGAACTTGAGACAATTAATAATGTTAACAGATTATATAAAAAATTATTATAA
- a CDS encoding purine nucleoside phosphorylase I, inosine and guanosine-specific, producing the protein MDLLKRIDESSEYIKQKSNNFLPNIGIILGSGLGELAEKIENRIVIPYSEIPNFAKSTAIGHKGNLILGQLGGKNVIAMQGRFHYYEGYGMDLVTMPVRVMQRLGISFLFVSNAAGGVNPAFKVGDLMIIRDHINLMPNPLIGKNIEEFGPRFPDMTRPYEPELIRLAEETANSLGIKLKKGVYLAGTGPTYETPAEYAFFGKAGADAVGMSTVPEVIVARHSSIPVFGMSVITNEAHSFEDDFVNDGEDVVKAANEASGKMTQLFKLMIAKL; encoded by the coding sequence ATGGACTTACTGAAGCGAATTGATGAATCATCAGAATATATTAAACAGAAATCGAATAATTTTTTGCCGAATATTGGTATAATTCTTGGCAGTGGACTTGGTGAATTAGCTGAAAAAATTGAAAACAGAATAGTAATCCCTTACTCTGAAATTCCAAATTTTGCAAAATCTACTGCTATTGGCCACAAGGGAAACCTTATACTCGGTCAACTGGGAGGTAAGAATGTGATTGCAATGCAGGGCAGATTCCATTATTATGAGGGATACGGAATGGATTTAGTTACTATGCCTGTCAGAGTTATGCAGAGACTTGGGATATCATTCCTGTTTGTATCAAACGCCGCAGGTGGTGTTAATCCAGCTTTTAAAGTAGGAGATTTAATGATTATCAGAGATCACATCAATCTTATGCCAAATCCTCTGATTGGGAAGAACATTGAAGAGTTTGGACCTCGCTTTCCTGATATGACAAGACCTTATGAACCGGAATTAATCAGACTTGCCGAGGAGACTGCAAACAGCTTAGGAATTAAATTAAAAAAAGGTGTTTATCTTGCAGGAACTGGTCCTACATATGAAACGCCTGCAGAATATGCTTTCTTTGGTAAAGCCGGAGCAGATGCCGTAGGCATGTCAACAGTTCCTGAAGTAATTGTTGCAAGACATTCTTCTATTCCTGTATTTGGCATGTCTGTTATTACTAACGAAGCTCACTCTTTTGAAGATGATTTTGTAAATGACGGAGAGGATGTTGTTAAAGCTGCAAATGAAGCTTCCGGAAAAATGACCCAATTATTTAAATTAATGATTGCTAAATTATAA
- a CDS encoding class II aldolase/adducin family protein — protein sequence MTESRPIPKLYYDQAFALSYYSEILWQKSFVEGNGGNLSIRLDEDLFMITPSMHSKSGLNETDFVIVDSKGNTIYGSKKPSTELFTHLAIYRNNPETGGIVHSHPPYTSSYAFSDSVPAIPMSAESVIWMGQLTLAPYNTPGSAELLEQVETLSKGRNVLVLQNHGLLSWGRNIEEAYWRTEVVEAHCKISHIMESRGATPRHFTYKQMTQLNELRGKFLKNE from the coding sequence ATGACAGAATCCAGACCAATACCAAAATTATATTATGATCAAGCATTTGCCTTGTCATACTACTCAGAGATTCTGTGGCAGAAATCTTTTGTCGAGGGTAATGGGGGTAACCTCTCCATCAGATTAGACGAAGACCTGTTTATGATTACTCCATCAATGCACTCAAAGAGTGGATTAAACGAGACTGATTTTGTAATAGTCGACTCAAAAGGAAATACAATTTATGGGAGTAAAAAACCATCTACAGAGTTATTTACTCATTTGGCTATATATAGAAATAATCCGGAAACAGGTGGTATAGTTCACTCGCATCCTCCTTACACCTCTTCCTATGCTTTCAGTGATTCAGTTCCGGCAATTCCAATGAGTGCCGAATCTGTTATTTGGATGGGGCAATTAACTTTAGCACCTTACAATACCCCGGGGTCTGCCGAGTTGCTTGAACAAGTTGAAACTCTTTCAAAGGGAAGAAATGTACTTGTTCTTCAGAATCATGGTCTTCTTTCCTGGGGTAGGAATATTGAGGAGGCCTACTGGAGAACAGAGGTGGTAGAGGCACATTGCAAAATTTCCCACATAATGGAATCCAGAGGGGCAACACCTCGTCACTTTACATATAAACAGATGACTCAGCTCAATGAGCTTAGGGGCAAATTTCTGAAAAATGAATAG
- the mtnA gene encoding S-methyl-5-thioribose-1-phosphate isomerase gives MNSIPLGYDSVEFPVDCSYIKIIDQTKLPIKEEFIYISCYEGLADAINSLKVRGAPALGVITAAGIAMLFRSCTMNSFSEALLFLKKISHSFVSLRPTAFNTKWAAERMLSCFISEFNPDYFNLEKSKVRLAEEANNIKAEDISMSLEIAKNGLSLLKPGDKLLTICNAGHLATARYGTALAPIYMGNEMGYSFSVYVTETRPLLQGSRLTAFELSKSNIDVTLICDNMVATLLKNGEINAILSGCDRIALNGDTANKIGTNSLAVLANFYKVPFYVLGPRSTIDNKTENGNLIQIENRDGREITDLWYKERMAPKNIKVYNPAFDVTDSALISAIITDFGIYRYPYDFSVED, from the coding sequence ATGAATAGTATACCATTAGGTTACGATTCTGTAGAATTTCCTGTTGATTGCAGTTATATCAAGATTATTGATCAAACTAAACTTCCAATTAAAGAAGAATTTATCTACATCAGTTGTTACGAGGGATTGGCAGATGCTATTAACTCTCTGAAGGTCAGGGGTGCTCCCGCTTTAGGTGTAATTACAGCAGCGGGGATTGCTATGCTATTCAGATCATGCACAATGAATTCATTTTCAGAGGCCTTGCTTTTCCTGAAAAAAATATCACACTCCTTTGTCTCTTTAAGGCCTACAGCATTTAATACTAAGTGGGCAGCTGAAAGAATGCTCAGCTGTTTTATTTCAGAGTTTAACCCAGATTATTTTAATCTGGAAAAGAGTAAAGTAAGATTGGCTGAAGAGGCTAACAATATTAAAGCTGAAGATATAAGCATGTCTCTTGAAATAGCAAAAAACGGACTATCATTGCTTAAACCAGGAGATAAACTTCTTACTATATGTAATGCGGGTCATTTAGCAACAGCAAGATATGGAACAGCGCTGGCCCCGATATATATGGGAAACGAGATGGGATATTCATTTTCTGTTTATGTTACAGAGACAAGACCTTTGTTGCAAGGATCAAGACTAACTGCTTTTGAATTGTCAAAGTCTAATATTGATGTAACACTGATCTGTGACAATATGGTTGCTACTTTGTTGAAAAATGGCGAGATAAACGCAATTTTATCGGGTTGCGACAGAATAGCATTAAATGGAGATACGGCTAATAAAATCGGAACAAATTCTTTGGCTGTTCTTGCAAATTTCTACAAAGTGCCGTTTTATGTATTAGGTCCCAGGAGCACTATAGATAATAAAACAGAAAATGGGAACTTAATACAGATAGAAAATAGAGATGGGAGGGAGATAACCGATTTATGGTATAAAGAGAGAATGGCGCCTAAAAACATAAAAGTTTATAATCCAGCTTTTGATGTTACTGACTCTGCTTTGATAAGTGCAATCATTACTGATTTTGGTATATACAGATATCCTTATGATTTTTCTGTTGAAGATTAA
- a CDS encoding HAD family phosphatase yields the protein MIKNIIFDLGGVLVRLDKDLCIKAFAEIGHPDFGRIINEYFQEGFFMDYEKGLISTEEFRDKVRENMETFASDIEIDKAMAAFLPELPLNKLKALQNYSKNYRIFLLSNTNPIAVETVKPMFLLGGQEMSDYFEKMYLSFEMKCAKPDPKIFSMLLEDAGINPEESLFVDDSITNLEAASEFGIKTAHIIQENDLMNDLKPFLC from the coding sequence ATGATAAAAAACATAATATTTGATCTGGGAGGTGTATTGGTTAGGCTTGATAAAGACCTATGCATAAAAGCTTTTGCTGAGATAGGACACCCGGATTTTGGCAGAATTATAAATGAGTATTTCCAAGAGGGATTCTTTATGGATTATGAGAAGGGTCTTATTTCAACAGAAGAATTCAGAGATAAGGTAAGAGAAAACATGGAAACTTTTGCTTCCGATATCGAAATTGATAAGGCTATGGCTGCTTTTTTACCGGAGTTACCACTAAATAAGTTGAAAGCTCTTCAAAATTACTCTAAAAACTATAGAATATTCCTTCTGAGTAATACAAACCCTATTGCAGTTGAGACTGTGAAGCCAATGTTTCTTCTAGGAGGTCAAGAGATGAGTGATTATTTTGAAAAAATGTACCTCTCATTTGAAATGAAGTGTGCTAAACCAGATCCTAAAATATTTTCAATGCTCCTGGAAGACGCTGGAATTAACCCCGAAGAGTCTCTTTTTGTTGATGATTCCATTACTAATCTTGAAGCAGCCTCTGAATTTGGAATTAAGACAGCTCATATAATCCAGGAAAATGATCTGATGAACGATCTTAAACCATTCTTATGTTAA
- a CDS encoding MBL fold metallo-hydrolase, with amino-acid sequence MLIDYSEKKNVKFISLASGSSGNCYFFSNGVVSFVIDFGIGLRTARKRLAEYNMKLEDIDFVLVTHDHIDHIKHLGTFAEKFSKPVYATESLHNALSNHFATRGKLTSSRVYIESEKEFCFNDVSITPFQVPHDGTDNYGYFINMSGVKIVVATDVGRVNSSLIKYASISNHLIFESNYDRTMLEEGPYPKSLIDRISNGKGHLSNDETANAIKEFYHREIKSLLLCHLSANNNTPARAIETAGMALLEVGAIPGVDLLLECLPRGSASKLYQF; translated from the coding sequence ATGTTAATTGATTATTCAGAAAAGAAAAATGTCAAATTCATCTCCCTTGCTAGTGGAAGCAGTGGAAATTGTTATTTTTTTTCTAATGGAGTTGTAAGCTTTGTAATAGATTTTGGGATAGGTTTAAGAACAGCCAGAAAGCGCCTTGCAGAGTATAATATGAAGCTTGAAGATATAGATTTTGTATTAGTAACTCACGATCACATAGATCATATTAAACATTTAGGGACTTTCGCAGAGAAGTTTAGTAAACCTGTTTATGCGACTGAATCGTTACATAATGCATTGTCTAATCATTTTGCAACTCGAGGAAAATTGACCTCATCAAGAGTATATATTGAATCTGAAAAAGAATTTTGTTTCAATGATGTATCAATTACTCCTTTTCAAGTCCCTCACGATGGAACAGATAATTATGGATATTTTATAAATATGTCCGGAGTTAAGATTGTTGTAGCTACAGATGTAGGCAGAGTTAATTCAAGCCTAATAAAATATGCATCAATATCCAATCATTTGATATTTGAATCAAATTACGACAGAACCATGTTAGAAGAGGGTCCCTACCCAAAGTCTCTTATTGACAGAATCAGTAACGGTAAAGGTCATCTAAGTAATGATGAAACTGCAAATGCAATTAAGGAATTTTATCATCGTGAAATTAAGTCTCTTCTTTTATGTCATTTGAGTGCTAATAATAATACTCCGGCTCGAGCGATTGAAACAGCAGGGATGGCTCTTCTTGAAGTAGGAGCCATCCCTGGAGTTGATTTATTACTTGAATGCCTTCCAAGAGGAAGTGCTTCAAAATTATATCAATTTTAA